From a region of the Paenibacillus sp. FSL R10-2734 genome:
- a CDS encoding carbon-nitrogen family hydrolase has protein sequence MRISLIQLDIAFGNPTMNYAAVAHKICEAAATAPDCLILPELWTTGYDLTRLGDIADPEGEITKAFISSLAKQYSINIIAGSVASRQASGVTNSMFVFNRSGELVGEYSKLHLFRLMDEHLYLQPGEAKGLFLLEGTLCAGLICYDIRFPEWVRAHTAQGAEILFISAEWPLSRLSHWRALLISRAIENQCYVVACNRAGSDPANIFAGHSMIIDPWGEILCEASEGEEILTGDIDLHKVREIRVQIPIFADRRPELYD, from the coding sequence ATGAGAATATCCCTGATTCAACTGGATATAGCATTTGGCAATCCCACTATGAATTATGCTGCCGTAGCCCATAAAATATGTGAAGCTGCTGCCACAGCCCCCGACTGCCTTATTCTCCCCGAGCTTTGGACCACCGGCTATGATTTAACCCGGCTCGGTGACATTGCCGATCCAGAAGGAGAAATCACGAAGGCGTTCATCTCCAGCTTGGCTAAACAATACAGCATCAATATTATCGCTGGTTCAGTGGCTAGTAGGCAGGCTTCCGGTGTAACCAATAGTATGTTTGTATTTAATCGATCTGGAGAGCTTGTTGGTGAATACAGTAAGCTGCATTTGTTCCGACTGATGGATGAACATTTATATCTGCAACCGGGAGAAGCAAAGGGACTCTTCCTATTGGAAGGTACGTTATGTGCGGGGCTAATCTGTTATGACATCCGATTTCCAGAGTGGGTTCGTGCCCATACCGCGCAAGGCGCGGAAATCTTGTTCATCAGTGCAGAATGGCCGCTATCTAGGTTATCCCATTGGCGTGCGCTATTGATCAGCCGAGCCATCGAGAACCAATGTTATGTGGTGGCCTGCAACCGTGCAGGTAGCGATCCTGCCAATATTTTCGCTGGACATTCCATGATTATTGATCCTTGGGGAGAAATCTTATGTGAAGCTTCTGAAGGGGAAGAAATCCTAACGGGGGATATCGATTTACATAAGGTGCGTGAAATTCGAGTGCAGATTCCGATTTTCGCAGACAGACGTCCGGAATTATATGATTAA
- a CDS encoding CHAD domain-containing protein, with amino-acid sequence MTVEQLMKERQLTKTKQWEQALNLLYIDFWDYSHDALSKFDGEDIHQARVNCRKLLTLLSILDPGHTLGLYPIFEKAQKKLGKVRDADVLIESFKDKRIQAKEDGDTKTAELLKAVIDYQKDKRKAYRKKLVDELPKLINEDLDEKWKTFLSEQLEARVAKKDANVVMRELEVAYEQKKKACKAIFRGQDAESEVAFDSLHQLRIAAKELRYTASAASFALNQKFHAHEEIYKQIQDQLGLINDKRLWLETLNAIGREELDIGKKTWNTFTAQLKTEVIDALYQNDVISITHQTK; translated from the coding sequence ATGACAGTGGAACAGCTGATGAAGGAACGACAGTTAACTAAGACAAAACAATGGGAACAGGCTCTTAATCTGCTGTATATCGATTTTTGGGACTACAGCCATGACGCACTTAGCAAATTCGATGGTGAGGACATTCACCAAGCAAGAGTAAACTGCCGTAAGCTATTAACACTGCTATCCATTCTCGACCCTGGTCACACTTTGGGACTGTACCCTATATTTGAGAAAGCTCAGAAGAAATTAGGCAAGGTCAGAGATGCAGACGTTCTCATTGAATCGTTCAAGGACAAGCGCATACAGGCCAAGGAAGACGGAGATACAAAGACCGCAGAACTGTTAAAGGCTGTGATCGACTATCAGAAGGACAAGCGCAAAGCTTATCGTAAAAAGTTGGTCGATGAGCTACCTAAGCTAATCAATGAGGATCTGGACGAGAAGTGGAAAACCTTCCTAAGCGAACAGCTTGAGGCCCGAGTAGCAAAAAAGGATGCCAACGTTGTCATGCGTGAACTCGAGGTGGCTTACGAGCAGAAGAAAAAAGCCTGCAAAGCCATATTTCGTGGACAAGATGCCGAATCAGAAGTAGCCTTCGACTCTCTGCACCAGCTGAGAATTGCCGCTAAGGAACTGCGATATACCGCTAGTGCAGCCTCTTTTGCGTTAAATCAGAAATTCCATGCCCATGAGGAAATATATAAACAGATCCAAGATCAGCTCGGCCTGATTAACGATAAGCGTCTTTGGCTAGAAACACTGAATGCGATTGGACGTGAGGAACTGGATATCGGTAAAAAAACATGGAATACCTTCACTGCTCAATTAAAAACCGAAGTAATCGATGCGTTATATCAAAATGATGTCATATCTATCACACATCAAACGAAGTAA
- a CDS encoding Ger(x)C family spore germination protein, with protein sequence MKKWRMWIVLSVICTLLSGCWSSTPIEELDMEVGVALDRADESGGEEVAKPEGGNHKKLERIISTYQFTIPQGSGGAVMKSAGNSSSIKNYYNMSETSDSIFEAIRQLSLRTRRTPIGHHLKVIVISEELARSNNLTKLIDFFTRDNDIRPSVMLFVSKGKASDVLENALPGQTPSFVLEGIFNNRDRNMGIWEPVSLAKVVGLLQGKRSFLLQNVIAFNKATKLAGAGVIKGSTGKLVGFLDESELEGMAWLTGKGIGGVLKTYDPDTNNLITYEVKSMHSKIKANVNDGQISFDVKIKSTGRYAEVFAEEPKKLHDGIVKKDNALLQKRVVEMVQTTVKKMQKELHTEAAGFGTSLHNQHPAVWRSVKDNWDETFSQIPITYEVSLNIEEYGASDTTAE encoded by the coding sequence ATGAAAAAATGGAGGATGTGGATCGTACTTTCCGTAATATGTACCCTTTTGTCCGGTTGCTGGAGCAGTACACCTATTGAGGAATTAGACATGGAGGTTGGTGTTGCTCTGGACCGTGCAGATGAGTCAGGAGGCGAGGAGGTAGCTAAGCCGGAGGGAGGGAATCATAAGAAGCTGGAAAGAATAATAAGTACCTATCAATTTACGATTCCACAGGGTTCGGGAGGGGCAGTAATGAAGTCTGCTGGAAATTCATCCTCTATTAAGAATTACTATAATATGAGTGAAACTAGCGATTCTATCTTTGAAGCGATACGGCAGCTTTCACTGCGTACTCGACGCACTCCGATTGGCCATCACCTTAAGGTCATTGTGATTAGCGAAGAACTGGCCCGTTCCAATAACCTTACTAAACTAATAGATTTCTTTACTCGGGATAATGATATCCGTCCCAGTGTTATGTTATTTGTCAGCAAGGGAAAAGCCAGTGATGTATTGGAAAATGCGCTGCCGGGTCAGACTCCTTCATTTGTACTTGAAGGGATCTTCAATAACAGAGACCGGAATATGGGGATATGGGAGCCGGTATCTCTGGCTAAAGTAGTTGGTCTGTTGCAAGGGAAGAGAAGCTTCTTATTACAAAATGTTATTGCTTTTAATAAGGCAACAAAGTTAGCAGGAGCAGGCGTAATCAAAGGGTCAACGGGGAAGCTTGTCGGATTCTTGGATGAGTCGGAGCTGGAGGGGATGGCCTGGCTGACCGGCAAGGGAATAGGCGGAGTGCTTAAAACATATGATCCGGATACCAATAACCTCATAACCTATGAAGTTAAATCTATGCATAGCAAGATCAAAGCCAATGTGAACGATGGGCAAATCTCTTTTGACGTGAAAATAAAATCTACAGGTAGATATGCTGAGGTCTTTGCCGAGGAACCGAAGAAATTGCACGACGGAATTGTAAAGAAGGATAATGCTTTGTTGCAGAAGCGTGTCGTAGAAATGGTGCAAACCACTGTGAAGAAAATGCAGAAGGAACTGCATACCGAAGCTGCCGGTTTCGGCACCAGTCTACACAATCAGCATCCAGCCGTATGGCGGAGCGTTAAGGATAACTGGGACGAAACCTTCAGCCAAATTCCGATTACCTATGAAGTAAGCCTGAATATTGAAGAATACGGTGCATCAGATACAACGGCTGAATAG
- a CDS encoding GerAB/ArcD/ProY family transporter, translated as MSAEVKDRVTAIQATIILANYTIAAGVLTLPRTIVEASGSPDVWISIFLGGVISFLSGLIIVKLSQRFPGQTFFQYVGKIIGKPLGIVLAIAVVGYFLCIAGFEIRSVQEVTSFFLLEGTPPWAIVAAFIWISFYLCRGGINAITSMCRLIVPITWTVFLGVCLLSFEVFDFNNLLPVLGDGLEPVWKGIRPTILTFTAGEAMLFVVAFMDKPQKAVKVIIAGTCISTIFYSLAVIMTIGAFSIDGVITRTWPFLDLVRSFEVNYLIFERFESLLLVIWIMQIFCTFCIAIYAAALGLSQVIQKNFKSCLLAMLPVVYIVSRIPPNVNALFALGTGIGDSMLILFGLLPLPLLIITYFRRTAS; from the coding sequence ATGAGCGCCGAGGTAAAGGACCGAGTTACTGCTATTCAAGCGACGATCATTCTAGCCAATTATACAATTGCGGCAGGGGTACTTACACTTCCTCGGACAATTGTGGAGGCCAGTGGTAGTCCAGATGTATGGATCTCTATTTTTTTAGGGGGAGTAATCTCTTTTCTATCAGGATTGATCATAGTGAAGCTTAGTCAACGATTCCCAGGTCAAACTTTCTTTCAATACGTCGGGAAGATCATCGGCAAGCCACTCGGGATAGTGCTCGCAATAGCAGTCGTGGGATATTTTCTCTGCATTGCCGGCTTTGAGATACGTTCTGTGCAGGAGGTGACCTCTTTTTTTCTGCTGGAGGGAACACCTCCTTGGGCTATTGTGGCTGCTTTTATTTGGATTTCCTTTTACTTATGCAGAGGAGGAATTAATGCTATTACTAGCATGTGCAGACTTATTGTTCCGATTACCTGGACAGTGTTTTTGGGGGTTTGTCTGCTTAGTTTCGAAGTTTTTGACTTCAATAATCTACTTCCAGTCCTTGGAGATGGGTTGGAGCCAGTATGGAAAGGGATCAGACCAACCATCCTAACCTTTACAGCGGGTGAGGCGATGTTGTTTGTTGTTGCTTTTATGGATAAGCCTCAAAAAGCAGTAAAGGTAATTATAGCTGGAACATGTATATCGACGATTTTTTATAGCCTAGCCGTTATAATGACCATTGGGGCTTTTTCTATAGACGGAGTGATAACAAGAACTTGGCCGTTTCTCGATCTTGTACGAAGTTTTGAAGTGAACTATCTCATTTTTGAAAGGTTTGAGTCGTTGTTATTGGTGATCTGGATTATGCAGATCTTTTGTACCTTTTGTATAGCAATTTATGCGGCAGCCTTAGGATTGTCTCAGGTCATTCAAAAAAACTTCAAAAGCTGTTTGTTGGCTATGCTTCCAGTTGTCTATATAGTTTCTAGAATTCCTCCAAATGTAAATGCGCTGTTTGCATTAGGAACAGGTATCGGTGATTCTATGCTTATTCTATTCGGATTGCTCCCGTTGCCACTGTTAATCATCACATACTTCCGGAGGACTGCTTCATGA